One genomic region from Bos javanicus breed banteng chromosome 14, ARS-OSU_banteng_1.0, whole genome shotgun sequence encodes:
- the LOC133260165 gene encoding EEF1A lysine methyltransferase 1-like, giving the protein MTPRSQSTALSSSSLKEFQFGKLGNEILSFKTSVSAPSVYQKLRERHRDDVSVRIFQYNHRFAIYGEDFVYYDYRNPVNLPERIATHSFDIVGADTLYLSEECLRKMSETIKLLTRGKILLCTGAVMEEAAAKLLGVKMCKFIPQHTTRTLGNEFRCFVNYDSGLDRDLSVQLPVQEGPR; this is encoded by the exons ATGACTCCCAGGTCCCAGAGCACcgctctttcctcctcttctttaaaagaatttcagTTTGGAAAACTTGGTAATGAAATTCTTTCG TTTAAAACCTCTGTGAGCGCCCCCAGCGTCTACCAGAAGCTGAGAGAGCGGCACAGAGACGATGTCTCTGTCCGCATCTTCCAGTACAACCACAGGTTTGCCATATACGGAGAGGACTTTGTCTACTATGACTACAGGAACCCTGTGAACTTACCTGAGAGGATCGCTACACACAGCTTTGACATCGTCGGGGCAGATACCCTCTATCTCTCGGAGGAATGTCTTAGGAAAATGTCGGAAACCATCAAGCTCCTGACCCGGGGAAAGATCCTGCTGTGCACAGGTGCTGTCATGGAGGAGGCGGCAGCAAAGCTCCTTGGAGTGAAGATGTGCAAGTTTATCCCACAACACACTACTCGCACCCTGGGAAATGAGTTTCGCTGTTTCGTGAATTACGACTCCGGGCTGGACCGTGATCTGTCAGTgcagctcccagtgcaggaaggACCCAGGTGA